One region of Streptomyces sp. CG4 genomic DNA includes:
- a CDS encoding FMN-binding glutamate synthase family protein: MHARKVGAAAATAVALLAARDLIQKRHALLRNFPVIGHARYLLETIGPELRQYIVTSNEEERPFSRDQRTWIYASAKEENNYFGFGTEVDVEHVQGHAYLKQRTFAGTLPDAHDPQAPLPSAKVLGGPRGRAKAFRPASVVNISAMSFGSLSGAAVTALNKGAALAGTMHNTGEGGLSPYHRNGGDLVLQIGTAYFGCRNEDGSFNLDKLKDVVSGAPVRAIEIKLSQGAKPGLGGMLPGAKVTQEIAAIRGIPVGKDCASPSRHTAFSDVDSMLDFVELIATETGLPVGIKSAVGEMGFWQELATLMARGDRGVDFVTVDGGEGGTGAAPRIFADSVSLPFRMGFSRVYGTFAELGLTDELTFIGSGKLGLPDNAAVAFALGADMINVAREAMLSIGCIQSQKCHTDTCPTGIATQNPWLARGLDPTSKATRAAVYLRTLRKELIKVSAAVGVPHPALITAEDIEIMNGDYEARTLAGVYGYKDGWGELGPHLADEITALLATKPTAD, translated from the coding sequence ATGCACGCCCGGAAGGTCGGTGCGGCCGCCGCAACAGCAGTGGCGCTTCTGGCTGCCCGCGACCTCATCCAGAAGAGGCACGCACTGCTCCGTAACTTCCCGGTGATCGGGCACGCCCGGTACCTGTTGGAGACGATCGGGCCGGAGCTGCGGCAGTACATCGTGACGTCCAACGAGGAGGAGCGCCCGTTCAGTCGTGACCAGCGCACCTGGATCTACGCGTCGGCGAAGGAGGAGAACAACTACTTCGGGTTCGGAACCGAAGTCGACGTGGAGCACGTGCAGGGGCACGCCTACCTGAAGCAGCGCACGTTCGCCGGTACTCTGCCCGACGCACACGACCCGCAGGCGCCACTGCCGTCGGCCAAGGTGCTGGGCGGGCCGCGCGGGCGCGCCAAGGCGTTCCGGCCGGCGAGTGTGGTGAACATCTCGGCGATGAGCTTCGGCTCGCTCTCCGGCGCGGCCGTCACGGCGCTCAACAAGGGGGCGGCACTGGCGGGCACGATGCACAACACGGGCGAGGGCGGTCTCTCGCCGTACCACCGCAACGGCGGCGACCTCGTCCTTCAGATCGGTACGGCGTATTTCGGCTGTCGCAACGAGGACGGCAGCTTCAACCTCGACAAGCTCAAGGACGTGGTCTCCGGTGCCCCGGTCAGGGCGATAGAGATCAAGCTCTCGCAGGGCGCCAAGCCGGGGCTGGGCGGGATGCTGCCGGGCGCGAAGGTGACCCAGGAGATCGCCGCGATCCGCGGCATCCCGGTCGGCAAGGACTGTGCCTCCCCGTCGCGGCACACCGCGTTCAGCGACGTCGACTCGATGCTCGACTTCGTCGAGCTGATCGCCACCGAGACCGGTCTGCCGGTCGGCATCAAGAGCGCGGTCGGAGAGATGGGCTTCTGGCAGGAGTTGGCCACGCTGATGGCGCGTGGTGACCGTGGTGTCGACTTCGTGACCGTCGACGGGGGTGAGGGCGGCACCGGGGCGGCGCCGCGCATCTTCGCGGACTCGGTGTCACTGCCGTTCCGGATGGGCTTCTCCCGTGTCTACGGCACCTTCGCCGAGCTGGGGCTGACCGACGAGCTCACCTTCATCGGCTCCGGCAAGCTCGGCCTGCCCGACAACGCCGCGGTCGCCTTCGCTCTGGGCGCCGACATGATCAACGTGGCCCGTGAGGCGATGCTGTCCATCGGCTGCATCCAGTCGCAGAAGTGCCACACCGACACATGTCCCACCGGCATAGCCACCCAGAACCCGTGGTTGGCCCGCGGCCTCGACCCGACCTCGAAGGCCACCCGGGCCGCTGTCTACCTGCGTACCCTGCGCAAGGAGCTGATCAAGGTTTCGGCGGCCGTCGGCGTCCCCCACCCGGCACTCATCACGGCCGAAGACATCGAGATCATGAACGGTGACTACGAGGCCCGCACCCTGGCCGGCGTCTACGGTTACAAGGACGGCTGGGGCGAGCTCGGCCCGCACCTCGCCGATGAGATCACGGCACTGCTCGCCACCAAACCGACCGCCGATTAG
- a CDS encoding alpha/beta hydrolase-fold protein yields MATLGLVAWQVMSHYQIPPFTDKGDPVNYDQAGSAQHGKSAKAADSKTLMPTGPKAEFRNVKTLSDGTHVSVVTLDGPKSGFKGKVWVWAPKEYQDAKFAASGFPVMIALPGGPGNDSNYWSVGEFGPDRLSLEKSISKWYEQGRSKPFLLAMPILNPGPDTHGIYWDASDIPNQPKMGTWLTEDVPDLMKANFRTIKDRAGWSYMGSSTGGFASLKAVLKHPDKFKTAIANGPDIVPDSPLWRGHEQEMRENNPKVLAKRLAAAKGPDVYVAFQVGTRENAATISAIKNFMATYGKGPVHTRLWEIPGGTHNGATYLKQMEGPTQWISEQMEGPTPSS; encoded by the coding sequence ATGGCCACGCTCGGACTGGTCGCCTGGCAGGTGATGAGCCACTACCAGATCCCGCCGTTCACGGACAAGGGCGATCCCGTCAACTACGACCAGGCCGGCAGCGCGCAGCACGGGAAGAGCGCGAAGGCCGCCGACTCCAAGACGCTGATGCCAACGGGCCCCAAGGCCGAGTTCAGGAACGTCAAGACCCTGAGCGACGGTACCCACGTCAGCGTCGTCACCCTGGACGGACCCAAGTCCGGGTTCAAGGGCAAGGTGTGGGTCTGGGCGCCCAAGGAGTACCAGGACGCGAAGTTCGCCGCGAGCGGCTTCCCCGTGATGATCGCCCTGCCCGGCGGTCCCGGCAACGACAGCAACTACTGGTCGGTGGGCGAGTTCGGCCCGGACAGGCTCTCGCTGGAGAAGAGCATCTCCAAGTGGTACGAGCAGGGCAGGAGCAAGCCCTTCCTGCTGGCCATGCCGATCCTCAATCCGGGACCGGACACACACGGAATCTACTGGGACGCCAGTGACATCCCCAACCAGCCGAAGATGGGCACATGGCTGACAGAGGACGTCCCGGACCTGATGAAGGCCAACTTCCGCACCATCAAGGACCGTGCGGGCTGGAGCTACATGGGTTCCTCCACCGGTGGCTTCGCGAGTCTGAAGGCTGTCCTGAAGCACCCCGACAAGTTCAAGACCGCCATCGCCAACGGCCCCGACATCGTCCCCGACTCCCCGCTGTGGCGGGGCCACGAGCAGGAGATGCGGGAGAACAATCCCAAGGTGCTGGCCAAGCGGCTGGCGGCCGCCAAGGGGCCGGATGTCTACGTCGCGTTCCAGGTCGGTACGAGGGAGAACGCCGCGACCATCAGCGCCATCAAGAACTTCATGGCCACCTACGGAAAGGGCCCGGTCCACACCAGGTTGTGGGAGATACCCGGCGGCACCCACAACGGCGCCACCTATCTGAAGCAAATGGAGGGGCCCACGCAATGGATCAGCGAACAGATGGAGGGCCCCACGCCGTCCTCCTGA
- a CDS encoding PP2C family protein-serine/threonine phosphatase — MTRGTSDAARGGRSRLRRPSDTGGWALTTGLVVAILVVLLVDLATGPVFRIIQVSVIAAVIAAMYCTVRQTVIVTVAFFAATAAMYIYSWKEAGFLTSYAVLAGNVAIGAALLRLCALRRQRDHLLAQALSASETVQRFLIRPFPLHTDDATVDGFYDSSTREALVGGDIYEALSTRHGTRVLIGDVRGKGLSALQAGMTVLTSFRECAYHEPSLLGVADRLEQALLRHNQRTERDAEEGGEHGGRRFVTALLLQLDPGGNALIVHCGHVPPFLLTLGSAAEVQLTTPGLPLGLDELAPDSRSEQKIPLAPGDRLALCTDGVTETRNADGADYPLAARLRSWAALPSPQLIERLQQDLMDFAGHEPRDDMAFLLVRRHFSDRDDA; from the coding sequence ATGACTCGCGGAACGAGTGACGCCGCACGAGGCGGGCGCTCTCGTCTACGGCGCCCGTCGGATACGGGCGGCTGGGCCCTGACCACAGGACTGGTAGTCGCGATCCTCGTGGTCCTGCTGGTGGACCTCGCGACCGGGCCGGTTTTCCGGATCATCCAGGTGTCCGTGATCGCGGCCGTCATCGCTGCCATGTACTGCACGGTGCGGCAGACCGTGATCGTGACCGTGGCATTCTTCGCGGCAACGGCCGCGATGTACATCTACAGCTGGAAGGAGGCCGGTTTCCTGACCAGCTACGCCGTCCTCGCGGGCAACGTGGCCATAGGCGCCGCCCTCCTACGGCTGTGTGCGCTGCGCCGGCAGCGCGATCATCTCCTCGCGCAGGCCCTGTCCGCCTCCGAGACCGTCCAGCGGTTCCTGATCCGCCCATTTCCTCTGCACACCGACGATGCGACGGTCGACGGCTTCTACGACTCCTCCACGCGGGAGGCGCTGGTGGGCGGTGACATCTACGAGGCGCTGTCCACCCGGCACGGCACACGGGTACTCATCGGCGATGTACGCGGCAAGGGACTGTCGGCGCTCCAGGCAGGGATGACCGTCCTGACCTCCTTCCGCGAGTGCGCCTACCACGAGCCCTCCCTGCTCGGTGTGGCCGACCGGCTGGAGCAGGCCCTGCTGCGGCACAACCAGCGGACGGAGCGGGACGCGGAAGAGGGCGGGGAGCATGGCGGGCGCCGTTTCGTCACCGCGCTGCTGCTGCAGCTCGATCCCGGCGGGAACGCACTGATCGTGCACTGTGGGCACGTCCCGCCGTTCCTGCTCACTCTGGGCAGCGCCGCCGAGGTACAGCTCACCACCCCGGGACTGCCCCTAGGGCTGGACGAACTGGCCCCGGACTCCCGCAGCGAGCAGAAGATCCCCCTCGCCCCGGGGGACCGGCTGGCCCTGTGCACGGATGGGGTGACCGAGACCCGGAACGCGGACGGCGCCGACTATCCACTCGCGGCACGGCTCCGCTCCTGGGCCGCCCTGCCCTCTCCCCAGCTCATCGAGCGGTTGCAGCAGGACCTGATGGACTTCGCCGGCCACGAGCCTCGCGATGACATGGCCTTCCTCCTGGTCCGCAGGCACTTCTCGGACCGGGACGACGCCTGA